Proteins encoded by one window of Pyxidicoccus trucidator:
- a CDS encoding N-acetylmuramoyl-L-alanine amidase family protein: protein MPGTAALLRLGLALLTGLASSRALAQEPGAPGLASSPVLAQDSAAGPPALAWPAPGAPLGVAEVRFPAGFGKRRIYLDAGHGAEGNTGNRSVTCEDEESFTLRVAEDLARRLEATGHFRVRLSRKAGERIPYPSRLNAARAWNAHALLSLHSDARGMAFPWEPAPGQQCYRQDASPGFSVLWSEEADAPLRAQRAHLARALARGLKHAGFRHYDGVDYTGLYAADSAQPGVFFTRVSEPTHRRIFVLRRPTIPSVIIETHHALDFEEAARWREERTLEAFAAAVAQGLVEALASPAR from the coding sequence ATGCCAGGAACGGCCGCACTGCTCCGACTGGGACTCGCCCTGCTCACAGGGCTCGCCTCCTCACGAGCGCTGGCGCAGGAGCCTGGAGCTCCCGGGCTCGCCTCCTCACCAGTGCTGGCGCAGGACAGCGCGGCCGGCCCCCCCGCGCTGGCGTGGCCCGCGCCGGGCGCTCCGCTCGGCGTGGCGGAGGTGCGCTTCCCCGCGGGCTTCGGGAAGCGACGCATCTACCTGGACGCGGGGCATGGCGCGGAGGGGAACACGGGCAACCGGTCCGTCACCTGCGAGGACGAGGAGTCCTTCACCCTGCGCGTCGCGGAGGACCTGGCGCGCCGGCTGGAGGCCACCGGCCACTTCCGGGTGCGCCTGAGCCGCAAGGCCGGCGAGCGCATCCCCTACCCTTCCCGCCTCAACGCCGCACGGGCCTGGAACGCGCACGCATTGCTGAGCCTGCACTCGGATGCGCGGGGAATGGCGTTCCCCTGGGAGCCCGCGCCGGGACAGCAGTGCTACCGGCAGGACGCGTCTCCCGGCTTCAGCGTGCTCTGGTCCGAGGAGGCCGACGCGCCACTGCGCGCCCAGCGCGCCCACCTGGCCCGCGCGCTGGCCCGGGGCCTGAAGCACGCCGGCTTCCGGCACTACGACGGCGTGGACTACACCGGCCTCTACGCCGCCGACTCCGCCCAGCCCGGCGTGTTCTTCACGCGCGTGAGTGAGCCCACCCACCGGCGCATCTTCGTGCTGCGCAGGCCGACCATCCCCTCCGTCATCATCGAGACGCACCACGCGCTCGACTTCGAGGAGGCCGCGCGCTGGCGCGAGGAGCGCACCCTGGAGGCCTTCGCCGCCGCGGTGGCCCAGGGACTGGTGGAGGCGCTCGCCTCGCCCGCCCGCTGA
- the lon gene encoding endopeptidase La, giving the protein MSDEKKKGSSASAMPTAMAPPGLINKEDIPQVLPILPLRNSVFFPGGVLPLAVGRQKTIALIKDAVRDDQVIGVVTQRRAEEEDPGASDLYTMGTVARIVKLLKMGEDNYSLVVQGLARFRVVELVQEAPYLKARVDAVEDKTSSENVEVEALGINLKKLAREVIELMPELPAAATELVESITHPGHLADLIAANVDVPIEEKQAVLETVDLKARMKLVLELLNRKREILKLSNKIDSAVKGEMSKTQREYYLRQQLKAIKEELGEMGEEEEELDELQERLKKAGLPPDVEKVANKELNRLKTIPAASSEYTVSRTYLDWIADLPWSKISEDNLDIENARQQLDKDHFGIKKVKKRILEYLAVRKLKNDMRGPILCLVGPPGVGKTSLGQSVAKATGRKFVRLSLGGVRDEAEIRGHRRTYVGALPGRFIQSMKKAGTKNPVMMLDEIDKLGADFRGDPSAALLEVLDPEQNNSFSDHYLDVAFDLSKVMFVATANQLDPIPGPLRDRMEIIELTGYTFEEKQAIARIHLVPKQLREHGLSTDHIEITDEALLTLTTSYTREAGVRNLERRIADICRAVAVEVAGGKLDKQTINSDRVKEILGPEMFYSEVAERTEVPGVATGLAWTAAGGDLLFIEATKMAGKGGMTLTGQLGDVMKESATAALSYLRSKAEQLGISPNFLEKTDLHLHFPAGSIPKDGPSAGVTILTALTSLLTGIRVRHDTAMTGEATLRGLVLPVGGIKEKVLAAHRAGIKRVILPERCRKDLIDVPDQARNELEFIFVTHMDEVLKAALESPPVGLASSGGEPGKDASLAQKPAEPEVRA; this is encoded by the coding sequence ATGTCCGACGAGAAGAAGAAGGGCTCCTCTGCGAGCGCCATGCCCACCGCGATGGCACCGCCGGGGCTCATCAACAAGGAAGACATTCCGCAGGTGCTGCCCATCCTGCCGCTGCGGAACAGCGTCTTCTTCCCGGGCGGGGTGCTTCCGCTGGCCGTCGGCCGCCAGAAGACCATCGCCCTCATCAAGGACGCGGTGCGCGACGACCAGGTCATCGGTGTCGTCACGCAGCGCCGCGCCGAGGAGGAGGACCCGGGCGCGTCCGACCTCTACACCATGGGTACCGTCGCCCGCATCGTGAAGCTGCTGAAGATGGGCGAGGACAACTACTCGCTCGTCGTCCAGGGCCTGGCCCGCTTCCGCGTGGTGGAGCTGGTGCAGGAGGCGCCCTACCTGAAGGCCCGCGTCGACGCCGTGGAGGACAAGACCTCCTCGGAGAACGTCGAAGTCGAGGCGCTGGGCATCAACCTGAAGAAGCTGGCGCGCGAGGTCATCGAGCTGATGCCCGAGCTGCCCGCCGCCGCCACCGAGCTGGTGGAGAGCATCACCCACCCCGGCCACCTGGCGGACCTCATCGCCGCCAACGTGGACGTGCCGATTGAGGAGAAGCAGGCCGTCCTCGAGACGGTGGACCTCAAGGCGCGGATGAAGCTCGTCCTCGAGCTGCTCAACCGCAAGCGGGAGATCCTCAAGCTCTCCAACAAGATCGACTCCGCCGTGAAGGGCGAGATGTCGAAGACCCAGCGCGAGTACTACCTGCGCCAGCAGCTCAAGGCCATCAAGGAAGAGCTGGGGGAGATGGGCGAGGAGGAGGAGGAGCTCGACGAGCTGCAGGAGCGCCTGAAGAAGGCCGGCCTGCCGCCCGACGTGGAGAAGGTGGCCAACAAGGAGCTCAACCGCCTGAAGACGATTCCGGCGGCCTCCAGCGAGTACACCGTCTCGCGCACCTACCTGGACTGGATTGCCGACCTGCCGTGGTCGAAGATCTCCGAGGACAACCTCGACATCGAGAACGCGCGCCAGCAGCTCGACAAGGACCACTTCGGCATCAAGAAGGTGAAGAAGCGCATCCTGGAGTACCTGGCCGTCCGCAAGCTGAAGAACGACATGCGCGGCCCCATCCTCTGCCTCGTGGGTCCCCCGGGCGTCGGCAAGACGTCGCTGGGCCAGAGCGTCGCCAAGGCCACCGGCCGCAAGTTCGTGCGCCTGTCGCTGGGCGGCGTGCGTGACGAGGCGGAGATCCGCGGCCACCGGCGTACGTACGTCGGCGCGCTGCCCGGCCGCTTCATCCAGAGCATGAAGAAGGCCGGCACCAAGAACCCGGTGATGATGCTCGACGAGATCGACAAGCTCGGCGCGGACTTCCGCGGCGACCCGAGCGCGGCGCTCCTCGAGGTGCTGGATCCGGAGCAGAACAACTCGTTCAGCGACCACTACCTCGACGTGGCCTTCGACCTGTCCAAGGTCATGTTCGTCGCCACGGCGAACCAGCTCGACCCCATCCCCGGGCCGCTCCGCGACCGCATGGAGATCATCGAGCTGACGGGCTACACCTTCGAGGAGAAGCAGGCCATCGCCCGCATCCACCTCGTGCCCAAGCAGCTCAGGGAGCACGGGCTGAGCACGGACCACATCGAGATCACCGATGAGGCGCTGCTGACGCTGACCACCTCGTACACGCGAGAGGCCGGCGTGCGTAACCTCGAGCGCCGCATCGCGGACATCTGCCGCGCGGTGGCGGTGGAGGTGGCCGGCGGGAAGCTGGACAAGCAGACCATCAACTCCGACCGCGTGAAGGAGATCCTCGGGCCCGAGATGTTCTACTCGGAAGTCGCCGAGCGGACCGAGGTGCCGGGTGTGGCCACGGGCCTGGCCTGGACGGCGGCGGGTGGCGACCTGCTCTTCATCGAGGCGACGAAGATGGCGGGCAAGGGCGGCATGACGCTCACCGGCCAGCTCGGCGACGTGATGAAGGAGAGCGCCACGGCGGCGCTGAGCTACCTGCGCAGCAAGGCGGAGCAGCTCGGCATCAGCCCGAACTTCCTGGAGAAGACGGACCTGCACCTGCACTTCCCGGCGGGCTCCATTCCGAAGGACGGGCCGTCGGCCGGCGTCACCATCCTCACCGCGCTCACCAGCCTGCTGACGGGCATCCGGGTGCGGCACGACACGGCGATGACGGGCGAGGCCACGCTGCGCGGCCTCGTGCTGCCGGTGGGTGGCATCAAGGAGAAGGTGCTGGCGGCGCACCGGGCGGGCATCAAGCGGGTCATCCTGCCCGAGCGGTGCCGCAAGGACCTCATCGACGTGCCGGACCAGGCGCGCAACGAGCTGGAGTTCATCTTCGTCACGCACATGGACGAGGTGCTCAAGGCCGCGCTGGAGTCCCCGCCGGTCGGCCTCGCCTCCAGCGGCGGCGAGCCCGGCAAGGACGCCTCGCTGGCCCAGAAGCCCGCGGAGCCCGAGGTTCGCGCCTAG